Within the Procambarus clarkii isolate CNS0578487 chromosome 28, FALCON_Pclarkii_2.0, whole genome shotgun sequence genome, the region ctctctctctctctctctctctctctctctctctctctctctctctctctctctctctctctctctctctctgtctctctgtctctctgtctctctctctctctctctctctctctctctctctctctctctctctctctctctctctctctctctgtctctctctctgtctctctctctctctctctctctctctctctctctctctctctctctctctctctctctctctctctctctctctctctctcagaattaCAAGTTTCACCGGAGCCAGCTGTTATTTGATCACGTATTTGCATTTACTCAGGACTTGAATTAACGTGTATTATGATAATcttccaaaacacacacacacacacacacacacacacacacacacacacacacacacacacacacacacacagacgagacaACCACAGCTAAGATCCTCACGGTTAATGATAAATATGGTAATGAATGGATATTTTCAGAATAGGTTAGATTGGTAGAAAGACTTAGTGAGCAAATGGAATGAAGCAGATCATTAGACAGCTATCTAATGAAGCATTAGATAGCAAAATCTAATTCAACACAAGCTTGTTTCACAGGTAAGACTGGACAGCTGAGGTTGTCAGGAGTCAGGGCAATGCACAACGGACAGCTGATATTGCTGGACTCAGCAGTTAGTACTCGCTCTTTCACTCACATGTAGATGAGTGCACCTTggcgagtacatacatacaaataaAGAGCCGACCACATGCCGTATACAACAGATGTGTGACATGAGTATGCaggtctcgggggggggggggggcctcgtagcctggtggatagcgcgcaggactcgtaattctgtggcgcgggttcgattcccgcacgaggcagaaacaaatgggcaaagtttctttcaccctgaatgcccctgttacctagcagtaaataggtacctgggtgttagtcagctgtcacgggctgcttcctgggggtggaggcctggtcgaggaccgggccgcggggacactaaagccccgaaatcatctcaagataacctcaagaagctcaGGCATGGAACCCAAGCCCTAAAAAATACAAACTAAAACCTGAAAAGGACCGAGGGGGGACTGGACCTGAGCACAAAAGACCGAGGGGGACTGGACCTGAGCACAAAAGACCGAGGGGGACTGGACCTGAGCACAAAAGACCGAGGGGGACTGGACCTGAGCACAAAAGACCGAGGGGGACTGGACCTGAGCACAAAAGACCGAGGGGGACTGGACCTGAGCACAAAAGACCGAGGGGGACTGGACCTGAGCACTAAAGACCGAGGGGGTTGGACCTGAGCACAAAAGACCGAGGGGGACTGGACCTGAGCGCAAAAGACCGATGGGACTGGACCTGAGCACACAAGACCGAGGGGGACTGGACCTGAGCacaaaagaccgaggggggactgGACCTGAGCACAAAAGACCGAGAGAACTGGACCTGAGCATTAAAGACCGAGGGGGACTGGACCTGAGCATTAAAGACCGAGGGGGACTGGGCCTGAGCACAAAAGACCGAGGGGGACTGGACCTGAGCACAAAAGACCGAGGGGGACTGGACCTGAGCACAAAAGACCGAGGTGGACTGTACCTGAGCACAAAAGACCGAGGGGGACTGGACCTGAGCACTAAAGACCGAGGGGGACTGGACCTGATCACAAAAGACCGAGGAGGACTGGACTTGAGCacaaaagaccgaggggggactgGACCTGAGCACAAAAGACCGAGGGGGACTGGACCTGAACacaaaagaccgaggggggactgAGCCTGAGCACAAAACACCGAGGGGACTGGACCTGAGCACAAAAGACCGAGAGGGACTGGACCTGAGCACTAAAGACCGAGGGGGACTGAACCTGAGCACAAAAGACCGAGGGGGACTGGACCTGAGCACAAAAGACCGAGGGGGACTGGACCTGAGCACAAAAGACCGAGGGGGACTGGACCTGAGCACAAAAGACCGAGGGGGACTGGACCTGAGCACAAAAGACCGAGGGGGACTGGACCTGAGCACTAAAGACCGAGGGGGACTGGACCTGAGCACAAAAGACCGAGGGGGACTGGACTTGAGCACAAAAGACCGAGGGGGACTGGACCTGAGCACAAAAGACCGAGGGGGACTGGACCTGAGCacaaaagaccgaggggggactgGACCTGAGCACAAAAGACCGAGGGGGACTGGACCTGAGCacaaaagaccgaggggggactgAGCCTGAGCACAAAACACCGAGGGGACTGGACCTGAGCACAAAAGACCGAGAGGGACTGGACCTGAGCACTAAAGACCGAGGGGGACTGAACCTGAGCACAAAAGACCGAGGGGGACTGGACCTGAGCACAAAAGACCGAGGGGGACTGGACCTGAGCACAAAAGACCGAGGGGGACTGGACCTGAGCACAAAAGACCGAGGGGGACTGGACCTGAGCACAAAAGACCGAGGGGGACTGGACCTGAGCACTAAAGACCGAGGGGGACTGGACCTGAGCACAAAAGACCGAGGGGGACTGGACTTGAGCACAAAAGACCGAGGGGGACTGGACCTGAGCACAAAAGACCGAGGGGGACTGGACCTGAGCacaaaagaccgaggggggactgGACCTGATCACAAAAGACCGAGGGGGACTGGACTTGAGTacaaaagaccgaggggggactgGACCTGATCACAAAAGACCGAGGGGGACTGGACTTGAGTACAAAAGATGTGATTGAAGAtaactcaataaaaaaaaatataatgtaACTATTAAACAACGAGATAAAAGTCATTGTATTAATAACAGTACTAATAATTCAACATGTGGCTACAAGAGTTTAACTCAAACGCGTGCAAGATAATGAAGCTCGGAGCTGGGTATTAaataagagaggagagagaagaacctgtctcccgaagcccacatcacaTGGGTATATGaccaggggggccagattcacgaagcagttacgcaagcacttacgcacctgtacatcttttctcaatctttggtggctaggtttacaattatttaacagttaataagctccgaagcaccaggaggctgtttataacaataacaacagttgattgggaagttttcatgcttgtaaactgtttaataaatgtaaccaaagccgttaaagattgaggaaagatgtacacgttcgtaagtgcttgcgtaactgcttcgtgaatctggccccaaatgGGTATACTGAGATGAGCAACACAAGATCTTCCTTTAGAAATCTGAATAACTAATCAGGATATTGTATTCCACATACGTGCGACCGTTCCTGGAATATGAAGTGCCAACATGAGGTCGTCATCTCTTCAAACACAACACGGGGCTGAAAAAAGGTGTCATTAAAGCTTCTACACAAAGAAGGTCTTTACCAATATGGAATGTAATTGAAGCTGCTAATCAAATCATAACGTAACGATACGTGAAGAAAGCGAGTCACTGCATTAATTAACcattagctggaaaggcggggctTAGGAGCTGAAGCTCCACACTACCCGCACATCTAGGGAAGTACTGGTGAAGGAGCCAGAAACTGAGGCAACACCCAACTAATTAACTAATGAAAAAACTGCATGTAGCAGCAGCAACGTCCAACAGTTTGGTTGACCAGcctatcaaccaggaggcctggtcagtgaCCGGGCCCACGCGTACATTGATCCTCGGGAAAACCCTCAAGGTAGCCCCAAGGTAAGGCACCCAACACCCTCTCATTCTTGATcccactcaccatcaccctccccccccctctaaacCCATCTACCTGCTACCCTCCATCTATCTGCCCACTCGATAGATCACCTGCCCACCCAACAACTTAACTGTCTATCTGCCCACTCAACCCACCAACATAACCACCCACCTTCCTAACAACCACCTACTTGCCCACACAGCAACCCGCCTACTCACCTCTGAGACAACAGTTCAAAATGTTAATTTTTCTCTAACTGGGAAACCAGTTAGGAAGTCTTGTATTAGATTAGTGTCAGAGGCCGAATACTTGGTCTTAACTGTGATCACTTTGTTGGTATATGTAAGTAGGTATGTATTACGCTCGCACAcaggcacgcacacgcacacacacacacacacacacacacacacacacacacacacacacacacacacacacacacacacacacacacacacacacacacatagggagcCGGCGGCCGAGTAGACAgcacactgtacacgtgatcctgtggtcccgggttcgatcccgggcaccggcgagaaacgatgggcagagtttctttcaccctatgcccccctgttacctagcagtaaataggtacctgggagttagtcagctgtcacgggcttcttcctggggtgtgtgtagtatggggaaaaaatagtagtagtagtagtagtataaacagttgattgacagttgagaggcgggccgaaagagcggagctcaacccccgcaatcacaacaagGTGAACACTGGTACcacgagagcgagagacagacagacacagaaaaAGGCAGACAGATACACAGAGAGATAGCAAGATTTAGGCCAAATTATGCAAATTGTTTGATAAAAAATGTTATTCAGAAAGGCATTATAGAGTGTAGCACAAAGATAAAATACATTTCAATCTTGTATATGTTTTATTTGCATTTAAAGCtcctttttttaaataatataatTGAAATATAAGAAATTTCAAGCGATATCTAAAAAAAATCATCTCAGTATATCCAGGATGTACATTAAAGTGAAGGGAATTATCGAGCTCAAAAACATAGAAAATGGGTCATCTTTCCGTAAACATTTGGCTCCGAGGCTCCATAAGAAGAGCGAACACTCGCCTCTATTTCCCTGGCGCCTCGTATGATGCTGGCGACGCTTGGCAATGAGTGACGTTCACATCTTTCCACCCGAGTGTCATGATATTTTGATGGCTGCCAGGGACACGTGGACGGGTGGTGATGATTCTGGGGGTAAATGTGTGATGAAGatcgttgtgatggtggtggtggtgatggtcattGATGgattggtagtggtggtcatTGATGGACAGGTGGTGATTATGATCATTGATGGACAGGTGGTGATTATGATCATTGATGGACAGGTGGTGATTATGATCATTGATGGACAGGTGGTGATTATGATCATTGATGGACAGGTGATGAGTATGGCCGTTGATGAGCTAGTAATGATAGTGGCCACATCTGTTgtaaaaaaaaatgatatatataaTTCTTCCCGTTCTTCATTTGTTATTATTCCATTTCATTTCTCTTCTTCTAactcattttattatttttctcttCTCATGCTTTAGTAAATCCTTCTTTGTTTTCCGACGTTTTTTTTTGGTTAGTGAAGATATTTCAAaagatctgtctctctctctctctctctctctctctctctctctctctctctctctctactatgAAAGAGGAGACAACAAAGAACTGTTGAATGGTGTCAGCACACTACTCAGCCTCACctgataccttgtgtgtgtgtgtgtgtgtgtgtgtgtgtgtgtgtgtgtgtgtgtgtgtgtgtgtgtgtgtgtgtggatggattCCCAGGTGATGTTTAGCccttttttggttttgctttttttTGGCGATCGCTCAGCCGGTTGGCTGTAATCCGGTTAGAGTGGAGAAGTCCATCAGGGAATGAATTTCGGTTACCCTGAAAgaaaccaagtgtgtgtgtgggggggttcaGGAGGAGGGAAGGTGGCGGGTGATATTATTTGATCAGGGGTCGCTGTCCTagttagcggggggggggggaaccatcATATGTTTTTGAGTGATAGACTTCTTATAGATCGCTCTCTCGCACGTgcgtgcacacacacgcacggacagggttttgtaaatagaGTGATAGACggctggaacaagttaagtgagaaggtggtggaggctaaaaccgtcagtagttgcaaggcgttatatgacaaagagtgctgggaagacgagacaccacgagtgtagctctcattctgtaactacacttaggtaattacatacacacacacacacaatttccatacacaatttcaaatgtagacatgatagagctaaAAAACTCAGGAACGTGTTCtctagtagattgacagttgagagataaGACCAAAGAGCCGCAGCAAAACCccgctcaagcacaactaggtgagcacaaccaggtgagtaaacACGACGGTTCCAACTGGCGACGCTTGGCAATGAGTGACGTTCACATCTCACGACCGGAGTGTCGAGAGATGTGAGCGACACTCCGGTCGTTTCTGCTTCGTTCCGGTCGTTTCCTGCTATTGGCGGGAAATAACCCGCCAATAGCAGGAAACAAAAACCTGGTGTTTGACCTTACAGCGATCCCGTCTCTCCCACATTAAAACTAATGGAGCCAAAACCTAATGTCACTGGATGAGCGAATAAAAAGgatatgatcaccatatacaaaatcCTAAAGTAAATAGATAGGAAAGAAATGTACAGATTATTTGGCGTGGGGTGATACCTGGACAAGGGGGACACGAATGAGTAacagatatattataaataattagTTCAATGATAGAGTAAATGGATTGCACTAAAAAGTGAAGCAGTGGAGGAAGATTTCGTGGTGGTTGGCGCCGTAGTCAGGGTAGAGGAACTGGGCGCCAGTCGGAACTGTTCACCCCTGTTTACCCACCAGTAATTGGCTACCTGCTTGTTAAcagattggcgggtcgtgttccgggTAAAACAAGTAGGGTAAAGCTCTACGGACAAAGATGTCTCCACCTGCCAACAGGGGTCAGAAGGCGTCTACTCCTGTGAGCCAACAGGGGTCAGAAGGCGTCTACTCTTGTGTCCCAACAGGCGTCAGAAGGCGTCTACTCCTGTGTGCCAACAGGCGTCAGAAGGCGTCTACTCCTGTGTGCCAACAGGCGTCAGAAGGCGTCTACTCTTGTGTCCCAACAGGCGTCAGAAGGCGTCTACTCCTGTGTGCCAACAGGCGTCAGAAGGCGTCTACTCCTGTGAGCCAACAGGCGTCAGAAGGCGTCTACTCCTGTGTGCCAACAGGCATCAGAAGGCGTCTACTCCTGTGTGCCAACAGGCATCAGAAGGCGTCTACTCCTGTGAGCCAACAGGCATCAGAAGGCGTCTACTCTTGTGTCCCAACAGGCGTCAGAAGGCGTCTACTCCTGTGTGCCAACAGGCGTCAGAAGGCGTCTACTCCTGTGAGCCAACAGGCATCAGAAGGCGTCTACTCCTGTGTGCCAACAGGCATCAGAAGGCGTCTACTCCTGTGAGCCAACAGGCGTCAGAAGGCGTCTACTCCTGTGTCCCAACAGGCGTCAGAAGGCGTCTACTCTTGTGTCCCAACAGGCGTCAGAAGGCGTCTACTCTTGTGTCCCAACAGGCATCAGAAGGCGTCTACTCCTGTGTCCCAACAGGCGTCAGAAGGCGTCTACTCCTGTGAGCCAACAGGCATCAGAAGGCGTCTACTCTTGTGTGCCAACAGGCATCAGAAGGCGTCTACTCCTGTGAGCCAACAGGCATCAGAAGGCGTCTACTCTTGTGTGCCAACAGGTGTCAGAAGGCGTCTACTCTTGTGTGCCAACAGGCATCAGAAGGCGTCTACTCCTGTGAGCCAACAGGCATCAGAAGGCGTCTACTCTTGTGTGCCAACAGGTGTCAGAAGGCGTCTACTCCTGTGTGCCAACAGGTGTCAGAAGGCGTCTACTCCTGTGTGTCAACAGACGTCAGAAGGCGTCTACTCCTGTGTGCCAACAGGTATCAGAAGGCGTCTACTCCTGTGTGCCAACAGGCGTCAGAAGGC harbors:
- the LOC123754866 gene encoding involucrin-like, with the protein product MGLDLSTQDRGGLDLSTKDRGGTGPEHKRPRELDLSIKDRGGLDLSIKDRGGLGLSTKDRGGLDLSTKDRGGLDLSTKDRDRGGTEPEHKTPRGLDLSTKDREGLDLSTKDRGGLNLSTKDRGGLDLSTKDRGGLDLSTKDRGGLDLSTKDRGGLDLSTKDRGGLDLSTKDRGGLDLSTKDRGGLDLSTKDRGGLDLSTKDRGGLDLSTKDRGGTGPEHKRPRGTGPEHKRPRGD